In Mastomys coucha isolate ucsf_1 unplaced genomic scaffold, UCSF_Mcou_1 pScaffold20, whole genome shotgun sequence, one DNA window encodes the following:
- the Chst13 gene encoding carbohydrate sulfotransferase 13 isoform X2: MAEVHQQRRELLRRACSRHTRRQRLLQPEDLRHVLVDDAHRLLYCYVPKVACTNWKRVLLALRGRGDPGAIPAHEAHAPGLLPSLADFAPAEVNRRLRDYLTFLFVREPFERLASAYRNKLAGPHSAVFQRRYGTRIVRRLRPHAQPDALARGHDVRFAEFLAYLLDPRTRRHEPFNEHWERAHALCHPCLVRYDVVGKFETLADDAAFVLDLVGESGLRFPAPPLRPEKDLTREQARRLFQDISPFYQRRLFDLYKMDFLLFNYSAPSYLRLQ, translated from the coding sequence ATGGCCGAGGTGCACCAGCAGCGGCGCGAGCTGCTCCGCCGGGCCTGCAGCCGCCACACTCGACGCCAACGCCTTCTGCAGCCGGAGGACCTGCGGCATGTGCTGGTGGACGACGCGCACCGGCTGCTGTACTGCTACGTGCCCAAGGTGGCCTGCACCAACTGGAAGCGCGTGCTGCTGGCGCTGCGCGGCCGTGGGGACCCGGGCGCGATCCCTGCGCACGAGGCGCATGCGCCTGGCCTGCTGCCCTCGCTGGCCGACTTTGCGCCGGCTGAGGTCAACCGGCGGCTGCGCGACTACCTGACCTTTCTCTTCGTGCGGGAGCCCTTCGAGCGCCTGGCCTCAGCCTACCGCAACAAGCTGGCGGGGCCACACAGCGCGGTCTTCCAGCGGCGCTACGGCACACGCATCGTGCGTCGCCTACGGCCACACGCGCAGCCCGACGCGCTGGCCCGCGGCCACGACGTGCGCTTCGCCGAGTTCCTGGCCTACCTGCTCGACCCGCGCACGCGCCGTCACGAGCCCTTCAACGAACACTGGGAGCGTGCGCACGCGCTGTGCCATCCCTGCCTAGTGCGCTATGACGTAGTGGGCAAGTTCGAGACGCTGGCGGATGATGCCGCCTTCGTGCTGGACCTGGTGGGCGAGTCTGGCCTACGCTTCCCTGCTCCACcgctgaggccagagaaggacctCACACGTGAGCAGGCCCGGCGCCTTTTCCAGGACATCAGCCCCTTCTACCAGCGTCGCCTCTTTGACCTCTATAAGATGGACTTTCTGCTCTTCAACTACTCCGCCCCTTCCTACCTGCGGCTGCAATAA
- the Chst13 gene encoding carbohydrate sulfotransferase 13 isoform X1: MGRRFCCRRPLPVLASLGIALLLLCASLRALRPAFENKVLGFSWFGGARKSPLQLLRDLDQGPRSAMAEVHQQRRELLRRACSRHTRRQRLLQPEDLRHVLVDDAHRLLYCYVPKVACTNWKRVLLALRGRGDPGAIPAHEAHAPGLLPSLADFAPAEVNRRLRDYLTFLFVREPFERLASAYRNKLAGPHSAVFQRRYGTRIVRRLRPHAQPDALARGHDVRFAEFLAYLLDPRTRRHEPFNEHWERAHALCHPCLVRYDVVGKFETLADDAAFVLDLVGESGLRFPAPPLRPEKDLTREQARRLFQDISPFYQRRLFDLYKMDFLLFNYSAPSYLRLQ; the protein is encoded by the exons ATGGGAAGGCGCTTCTGTTGCCGGCGGCCCTTGCCTGTGTTGGCAAGTCTGGGCATTGCGCTCCTGCTCCTGTGCGCCTCGCTGCGAGCCCTGCGTCCTG CAtttgaaaacaaagttctgggctTCAGCTGGTTCGGAGGAGCAAGGAAGAGTCCTCTACAGCTGCTGCGTGACCTGGACCAG GGTCCGCGCTCTGCGATGGCCGAGGTGCACCAGCAGCGGCGCGAGCTGCTCCGCCGGGCCTGCAGCCGCCACACTCGACGCCAACGCCTTCTGCAGCCGGAGGACCTGCGGCATGTGCTGGTGGACGACGCGCACCGGCTGCTGTACTGCTACGTGCCCAAGGTGGCCTGCACCAACTGGAAGCGCGTGCTGCTGGCGCTGCGCGGCCGTGGGGACCCGGGCGCGATCCCTGCGCACGAGGCGCATGCGCCTGGCCTGCTGCCCTCGCTGGCCGACTTTGCGCCGGCTGAGGTCAACCGGCGGCTGCGCGACTACCTGACCTTTCTCTTCGTGCGGGAGCCCTTCGAGCGCCTGGCCTCAGCCTACCGCAACAAGCTGGCGGGGCCACACAGCGCGGTCTTCCAGCGGCGCTACGGCACACGCATCGTGCGTCGCCTACGGCCACACGCGCAGCCCGACGCGCTGGCCCGCGGCCACGACGTGCGCTTCGCCGAGTTCCTGGCCTACCTGCTCGACCCGCGCACGCGCCGTCACGAGCCCTTCAACGAACACTGGGAGCGTGCGCACGCGCTGTGCCATCCCTGCCTAGTGCGCTATGACGTAGTGGGCAAGTTCGAGACGCTGGCGGATGATGCCGCCTTCGTGCTGGACCTGGTGGGCGAGTCTGGCCTACGCTTCCCTGCTCCACcgctgaggccagagaaggacctCACACGTGAGCAGGCCCGGCGCCTTTTCCAGGACATCAGCCCCTTCTACCAGCGTCGCCTCTTTGACCTCTATAAGATGGACTTTCTGCTCTTCAACTACTCCGCCCCTTCCTACCTGCGGCTGCAATAA